In Euphorbia lathyris chromosome 10, ddEupLath1.1, whole genome shotgun sequence, a single genomic region encodes these proteins:
- the LOC136209544 gene encoding uncharacterized protein — translation MALKFLNKKGWHTGSLRNIENVWKAEQKHDAEEKKLEELRKQIQEERERSEFRLLQEQAGLVPRQERLEFLYDSGLAVGKGSSSSAGGSGVAFQTLEESTPNADKTNDASSSAAKQPSGPGALFEDKPHSANDAWRKLHSDPLLLIRQREQEALARIKNNPVQMALIRKSAEATKEGKSDDKREHRKKHSHGDARHPKHSPSKEQLDLKDVHADRDRRGDKSQRRRSKHDDHYYNARGARDENSSEMENQRRKNSHRGSSNRDDQFPNRFSDSKAAKDYDKDTTWKNNDKLKRERHSFDDQSEHRSSTNRKDRGTISSNEVRSYNSSAKVQHDSHYKRHKIAAKLSEEERAAKLQEMQENAQLHEEQRWKRLRRAEEDDAQEAARASVPGGKNFLDAAQRNVYGAEKGGSSTIEESVRRRAYYSQGRSEAGDGNAFRR, via the exons ATGGCGTTGAAGTTTCTAAACAAGAAAGGATGGCACACGGGGAGCCTGAGAAATATAGAGAACGTCTGGAAAGCGGAACAGAAGCATGACGCAGAGgagaagaaattggaagagctCCGCAAGCAGATTCAGGAAGAACGCGAACGTTCCGAGTTCCGTCTCCTCCAGGAACAAGCCGGTCTCGTCCC GAGGCAGGAGAGATTGGAATTTCTGTATGACTCCGGATTGGCCGTAGGAAAGGGCAGCAGTAGTTCTGCTGGAGGATCGGGAGTAGCGTTCCAGACGCTTGAAGAATCCACTCCCAACGCCGACAAGACCAATGATGCATCCTCTTCGGCTGCCAAGCAGCCGTCTGGTCCGGGAGCCCTTTTCGAGGACAAGCCTCATTCTGCAAATGACGCTTGGAGGAAACTTCATTCCGATCCTCTGCTACTAATTCGCCAGCGGGAGCAGGAAGCCCTTGCCCGCATCAAGAATAACCCCGTCCAAATGGCCCTCATTCGGAAATCG GCTGAAGCAACTAAAGAAGGGAAATCTGACGATAAAAGAGAACACCGGAAAAAGCATAGTCATGGTGATGCAAGGCATCCCAAACATTCACCATCCAAAGAACAATTGGATTTGAAAGATGTACATGCTGATAGGGACAGGAGAGGAGATAAGAGCCAACGTAGGAGATCTAAACATGATGATCATTATTATAATGCAAGAGGGGCTCGAGATGAAAATTCAAGTGAAATGGAAAATCAAAGAAGAAAGAACAGTCACAGGGGTTCCAGCAATAGGGATGATCAGTTTCCCAATCGCTTCTCAGACTCAAAAGCTGCAAAAGATTATGATAAAGATACTACCTGGAAGAACAATGACAAGTTGAAGAGAGAGAGGCATTCTTTTGATGACCAGTCGGAACATCGAAGTTCTACCAATAGAAAGGATAGGGGAACCATAAGTTCTAACGAAGTAAGATCTTATAACTCATCTGCGAAAGTCCAGCATGATTCACACTATAAGCGCCACAAAATTGCTGCTAAACTTTCAGAAGAAGAACGAGCTGCTAAGTTGCAAGAGATGCAAGAGAATGCTCAGTTGCATGAAGAGCAGAGGTGGAAACGTTTGAGAAGGGCTGAGGAGGATGATGCACAGGAAGCTGCACGAGCTAGTGTACCTGGTGGTAAGAACTTCTTAGATGCAGCTCAAAGAAATGTTTATGGTGCTGAGAAGGGGGGAAGCTCCACCATTGAGGAAAGCGTTCGTCGTCGAGCATACTATTCTCAGGGAAGGTCTGAAGCGGGGGATGGCAATGCTTTTCGGCGATGA
- the LOC136209543 gene encoding aspartyl protease family protein At5g10770-like, with translation MGSIWFLGFFMVLATSSFAEFLEGNQSSIQLNLYHVRGRSSSLSPNSSLSLFDVLSRDEHRAKSLSRMMQGKKSVKGAPASHHHKSKSGHLLEPHLAGVPLNSGLSIGSGNYYVKLGLGSPPKYYAMILDTGSSLSWLQCNPCVIYCHNQVGPLFEPSASSSYRSLSCGTPECSSLKSATLNDPACTASGRCVYTASYGDSSYSMGYLSQDLLTLAPSQTLPRFTYGCGQDNEGLFGRAAGIVGLARDKLSMLAQLSTRYGYAFSYCLPTATSSSSAGGFLSIGKISPSAYKFTPMRTDSQNPSLYFLRFSAITVAGRPLRLSAAGYQVPTIIDSGTVITRLPSAMYTALRQAFVEIMSKKYAQAPAYSILDTCFKGSPKSMSTAPVIQLVFEGGASLSVGAANSLIEADKGVTCLAFASSNQIAIIGNHQQQTYNIAYDVSASRIGFAPGGCH, from the exons ATGGGGTCAATTTGGTTTCTTGGTTTCTTTATGGTCCTTGCAACATCTTCATTTGCTGAATTTCTAG AAGGCAATCAGTCGAGCATACAGCTGAACTTGTATCATGTTCGAGGGCGTAGCTCCTCTCTCTCTCCAAACTCTTCCTTGTCTCTCTTTGATGTCCTCTCTCGTGATGAACATCGTGCTAAGTCTCTCAGTAGGATGATGCAGGGGAAGAAAAGTGTAAAGGGTGCTCCTGCATCCCATCATCACAAATCGAAATCGGGGCACCTTCTGGAACCGCATTTAGCCGGTGTACCATTGAATTCCGGTTTGTCTATTGGGTCTGGTAATTATTATGTAAAGTTAGGCCTTGGTTCCCCTCCCAAGTACTACGCCATGATTCTGGACACAGGTAGCTCTCTCTCCTGGCTTCAGTGCAATCCTTGTGTTATATACTGTCATAATCAGGTTGGCCCTCTGTTTGAACCCTCTGCATCAAGTAGCTATAGAAGTCTATCATGTGGCACTCCTGAGTGCTCTTCGCTCAAGTCGGCCACCTTAAACGACCCTGCTTGTACTGCTTCCGGGAGGTGTGTGTACACAGCCAGCTATGGTGATTCGTCTTACTCAATGGGTTACCTGAGTCAAGATCTACTGACCTTAGCACCGTCACAGACCTTGCCTCGTTTCACCTACGGATGTGGACAGGACAATGAGGGGTTATTTGGAAGAGCAGCTGGTATTGTAGGGCTAGCCCGGGACAAGCTATCGATGTTAGCCCAGTTGTCAACAAGGTATGGATATGCCTTCTCCTACTGCCTTCCAACAGCTACTTCCTCCTCTTCTGCAGGCGGTTTCTTGTCCATTGGGAAGATTTCTCCATCCGCCTACAAGTTCACACCCATGCGCACAGACTCTCAGAATCCCAGCTTATACTTTTTGAGATTCTCCGCAATTACTGTTGCTGGTAGGCCTCTGAGATTGAGTGCTGCTGGATACCAGGTCCCCACCATCATAGACTCAGGAACAGTCATCACACGGCTTCCATCTGCGATGTATACTGCATTGCGTCAGGCCTTCGTCGAGATCATGTCAAAGAAGTATGCACAAGCTCCTGCATATTCCATACTGGACACATGCTTCAAGGGAAGTCCGAAGAGTATGTCGACAGCACCTGTGATTCAATTGGTTTTTGAAGGAGGAGCAAGCCTATCAGTTGGGGCTGCAAACAGCCTGATAGAAGCTGACAAAGGTGTCACTTGTTTAGCCTTTGCAAGCAGCAACCAAATTGCTATTATTGGAAATCATCAGCAACAAACATATAACATTGCCTACGATGTCTCGGCTTCTCGAATCGGCTTCGCCCCTGGCGGCTGTCATTGA